One Vibrio penaeicida DNA segment encodes these proteins:
- the smrA gene encoding DNA endonuclease SmrA: protein MSQDDELDLFQQMMSDVTPIKNDTAIHEKKHQVTDVQLAKREAAMSLSEDDPEYLSLEHAPMLKPDDMVEYQKPGVQDGVYRKLRLGKYPIQARLDLHKKSLKDARDEVVKFLKQCQRLDIRTLVIVHGKGERSNPPALMKSYVVSWLSQIQEVMCFHSAQRFHGGTGAVYVMLKKSAEKKLENRERHQKRMS, encoded by the coding sequence ATGTCTCAAGATGATGAGCTGGATCTCTTTCAGCAAATGATGAGTGATGTCACTCCTATCAAAAACGACACGGCTATTCACGAGAAAAAACACCAAGTGACCGATGTGCAACTTGCAAAGCGCGAAGCTGCGATGTCTCTATCAGAAGATGACCCCGAATATTTGTCTTTAGAACATGCGCCTATGCTAAAGCCAGATGATATGGTCGAATACCAAAAACCGGGTGTTCAGGATGGAGTTTATCGAAAGTTAAGGCTTGGGAAATACCCGATTCAAGCGCGACTAGACTTGCACAAGAAATCGCTGAAAGATGCGCGAGATGAAGTGGTTAAGTTTCTTAAACAGTGTCAGCGATTGGATATTAGAACACTTGTGATTGTTCATGGTAAAGGCGAGCGTTCTAACCCTCCGGCATTGATGAAAAGTTATGTGGTGAGTTGGTTATCCCAAATCCAAGAAGTGATGTGTTTTCATAGTGCGCAACGATTCCATGGCGGAACAGGTGCTGTGTATGTCATGTTGAAAAAAAGTGCAGAAAAAAAGCTCGAAAATCGAGAGCGTCATCAGAAAAGAATGAGCTAA
- a CDS encoding DUF3149 domain-containing protein codes for MDFWLDLLFGNAIGLSSMIVIFGAIGLMLFFGTYFVYKVLNDKSPH; via the coding sequence ATGGACTTTTGGCTAGATCTCCTATTTGGTAATGCTATAGGGCTGTCTTCAATGATAGTTATATTCGGCGCAATTGGACTGATGCTGTTTTTCGGCACCTACTTCGTCTATAAAGTATTGAATGACAAATCTCCTCACTAG
- the ybaK gene encoding Cys-tRNA(Pro) deacylase, with translation MTPAINLAKKKNVPHKVHQYKHDPSNQNYGLEAVEALGQNPECVFKTLLFSLDGQDKNLAVAVIPVASKLNLKLAAKAAKSKKADMADPSIAQKTTGYIVGGISPIGQKKALPTFIHSSALALDLMCVSAGKRGLEIELTPEDLSKLTRAQFVDLCI, from the coding sequence ATGACACCAGCCATCAATTTAGCGAAAAAGAAAAACGTCCCCCATAAGGTCCATCAGTACAAACACGATCCAAGTAACCAGAATTATGGGCTTGAAGCCGTTGAGGCTTTGGGGCAGAACCCGGAGTGTGTTTTCAAAACGTTATTGTTTAGCCTCGATGGACAAGATAAAAACCTGGCCGTTGCCGTTATACCTGTTGCAAGTAAATTGAATCTTAAACTCGCAGCCAAAGCGGCGAAGAGTAAAAAAGCGGATATGGCGGATCCAAGCATTGCTCAGAAGACTACTGGTTACATTGTGGGAGGAATTAGCCCAATCGGACAAAAGAAGGCACTACCAACCTTTATTCATTCCTCTGCACTCGCTTTAGATCTTATGTGCGTGAGTGCCGGAAAGCGTGGGTTGGAAATAGAGCTCACGCCTGAAGATCTATCCAAACTAACTCGCGCTCAATTTGTCGACCTTTGCATTTAA